From a region of the Gossypium raimondii isolate GPD5lz chromosome 10, ASM2569854v1, whole genome shotgun sequence genome:
- the LOC105777136 gene encoding uncharacterized protein LOC105777136 isoform X2, with product MNSKRSGACLSVVSSDAFSVATLERIEVSHGEHRNVAVGDTVMPLACNREPHGLKYESANGCSAMDDRSSDDAHKTVMLKSIDVDSINDSCSSSKSNMDTLLASTKSEMDENGECTSSSVIGAEVLREDLYEKGMCLPVLRKPENVEEVGPSRARAIEEIGTIGVSRCSRLCKICDRLGTTQKMLICDNCEEAFHVRCCRPKIKKPPVDEWYCISCMKQKRIVLKETLARRSSSITGGMGKERDGSSKWEVSPIELMLRDAEPYTTSVRIGKGFQAEVPDWSGPIDIDVDTIGEPLNLDPSEYTYYHEKNSNKSSKLSSKGNWLQCQEFVEGKGGSKGTICGKWRRAPLFEVQTDDWECFCSVQWDPSHADCSVPQELETDQVLKQLKYIELLSPRQSAKQQKLNQTENCTPQNGEDETRNAQS from the exons ATGAATTCAAAGAGAAGTGGGGCTTGTCTTTCTGTTGTCAGCTCTGATGCTTTTTCAGTGGCAACATTGGAGCGAATTGAAGTTTCTCATGGTGAACATAGAAATGTAGCTGTTGGAGATACCGTGATGCCTCTTGCATGCAATAGAGAGCCTCACGGTTTAAAGTATGAATCTGCTAATGGATGTTCTGCCATGGACGACCGTAGTTCTGATGATGCACATAAAACTGTTATGCTGAAATCCATAGATGTAGACAGTATAAATGATAGTTGTTCATCATCGAAGTCAAATATGGATACTTTATTAGCTTCCACGAAAAGTGAGATGGATGAAAATGGTGAGTGCACCTCCTCTAGTGTAATAGGTGCTGAAGTTTTAAGGGAAGATCTATATGAAAAAGGTATGTGCCTCCCTGTACTTCGGAAGCCGGAGAATGTTGAGGAAGTTGGGCCATCTAGGGCTCGTGCTATTGAGGAAATTGGTACTATCGGGGTTAGTAGGTGTTCTAGGTTATGCAAAATTTGTGACCGTTTGGGAACAACACAAAAGATGCTGATTTGTGATAATTGTGAAGAGGCATTTCATGTACGTTGCTGCAGACCGAAGATAAAGAAACCACCTGTTGATGAGTGGTATTGTATTTCGTGTATGAAACAGAAGCGAATAGTGCTCAAGGAGACTCTTGCAAGAAGGTCTTCTAGTATCACTGGTGGAATGGGCAAAGAAAGAGATGGATCATCTAAATGGGAAGTCAGTCCAATAGAATTAATGTTGAGAGATGCTGAGCCTTATACAACTAGCGTTCGAATTGGCAAGGGTTTTCAAGCAGAAGTTCCTGACTGGTCTGGTCCAATTGATAT TGATGTTGATACCATTGGCGAACCCCTAAACTTGGATCCTTCAGAATATACTTATTACCAC GAAAAGAATTCAAACAAGTCATCTAAATTAAGCTCAAAAGGGAACTGGCTTCAATGCCAAGAATTTGTAGAAGGCAAAGGAGGCAGTAAAGGAACCATCTGTGGAAAGTGGCGCAG GGCTCCGCTTTTCGAAGTCCAAACTGATGATTGGGAGTGCTTCTGCTCTGTGCAATGGGATCCATCCCATGCTGATTGTTCTGTACCTCAG GAGCTGGAAACCGATCAAGTTTTGAAGCAACTCAAGTATATTGAGTTG TTGAGTCCTCGACAATCAGCTAAACAGCAAAAATTGAATCAGACCGAAAACTGTACCCCACAAAATGGTGAGGATGAAACAAGAAATGCACAAAGTTAG
- the LOC105777135 gene encoding protein NRT1/ PTR FAMILY 5.1 yields the protein METKGYTQDGTVDLRGRPVLASKTGKWKACAFLVGYEAFERMAFYGVASNLVNYLTTQLHEDTVSSVRNVNNWSGSVWITPIIGAYIADTYLGRFWTFTVSSLIYVVGMILLTTTVSMKSLRPTCTDGICNKASTLQIVFFYTSLYTIAIGAGGTKPNISTFGADQFDDFNPQEKELKVSFFNWWMFSSFLGALVATLALVYIQENLGWGLGYGIPTVGLLFSLFVFYLGTPIYRHKVKKTKSPARDLIQVPITAFRNRKLQLPNHPCQLHEHEPQQYINSGKRQVHYTPIFRFLDKAAVKDGNSSKPPCTVTQVEGTKLVLGMLLIWLVTLIPSTIWAQINTLFVKQGTTMDRSLGSSFQIPAASLGSFVTSSMLLSVPMYDRYFVPFMRQKTGNPRGITLLQRLGIGFVIQIAAIAIAYAIEVRRMHVIRVHHIMGPKETVPMSIFCLLPQYVLLGIADVFNAIGLLEFFYDQSPEDMQSLGTTFFTSGIGVGNFLNSFLVTVVDKITGGGNGKSWIGDNLNDSHLDYYYGFLLVISTLNLGAFLWASSKYVYKRETIEFNEGCIELESKALEISPLGLQV from the exons ATGGAAACCAAAGGTTATACCCAAGATGGCACTGTTGATCTTCGTGGCCGTCCCGTGCTTGCCTCTAAAACTGGAAAATGGAAAGCCTGTGCTTTCCTTGTTG GATATGAAGCATTTGAAAGGATGGCTTTCTATGGAGTAGCTTCAAACTTAGTGAACTACTTGACCACCCAACTTCATGAAGATACAGTTTCATCTGTTAGAAATGTGAATAACTGGTCAGGATCGGTCTGGATTACACCAATTATCGGAGCATACATTGCAGATACTTACTTGGGTCGATTCTGGACTTTCACCGTTTCATCTCTCATCTATGTCGTG GGAATGATATTGCTGACAACAACAGTTTCAATGAAATCACTGAGGCCAACTTGCACAGATGGTATTTGTAACAAGGCCTCAACTCTGCAAATAGTGTTCTTCTATACATCACTTTACACCATAGCCATAGGAGCAGGGGGAACAAAACCCAACATATCAACCTTTGGGGCAGACCAGTTTGATGATTTCAATCCCCAAGAAAAGGAGCTCAAAGTCTCCTTCTTCAATTGGTGGATGTTTAGCTCTTTCTTGGGTGCCTTGGTTGCCACTCTTGCCCTTGTTTACATTCAAGAAAACTTGGGTTGGGGACTTGGCTATGGCATCCCAACAGTTGGTCTCCTCTTCTCACTCTTTGTGTTTTATCTTGGGACCCCAATTTACAGACACAAAGTGAAGAAGACTAAAAGTCCTGCTAGGGACCTTATTCAAGTCCCCATTACCGCCTTTCGGAATCGAAAACTTCAGCTCCCTAACCACCCATGTCAGCTTCATGAACATGAGCCTCAACAGTACATTAACAGTGGGAAAAGGCAAGTCCATTACACTCCTATTTTCAG ATTCTTGGACAAGGCAGCAGTGAAAGATGGCAACTCAAGTAAGCCACCTTGCACTGTAACTCAAGTGGAAGGAACCAAGCTTGTTCTTGGGATGCTTTTAATATGGCTAGTGACCTTAATCCCCAGCACAATATGGGCTCAAATAAACACATTATTTGTGAAACAAGGCACCACCATGGACAGAAGCTTAGGTTCAAGCTTTCAAATCCCAGCAGCTTCACTTGGGAGCTTTGTCACATCCTCCATGCTCCTCTCCGTACCAATGTACGACCGCTATTTTGTACCATTCATGCGTCAAAAAACCGGAAATCCTAGAGGAATAACCCTTCTTCAAAGGCTCGGCATTGGATTTGTCATCCAAATCGCTGCCATCGCTATTGCGTACGCAATCGAGGTTCGAAGAATGCATGTCATAAGAGTGCATCACATCATGGGACCTAAGGAAACTGTCCCAATGAGCATATTCTGCCTGTTGCCTCAGTATGTACTGCTAGGGATTGCTGATGTGTTTAATGCCATTGGACTGCTAGAATTCTTTTATGACCAGTCACCAGAAGACATGCAAAGCCTAGGGACAACATTTTTCACCAGTGGAATTGGTGTTGGGAACTTCTTAAACAGCTTTTTAGTAACAGTGGTGGATAAAATTACAGGCGGAGGAAATGGCAAAAGCTGGATTGGTGACAACTTGAATGACTCTCATTTAGATTACTATTATGGGTTCCTTTTGGTCATATCAACCCTTAACTTAGGGGCCTTTCTTTGGGCATCAAGCAAATATGTCTACAAAAGAGAAACCATAGAATTCAATGAGGGTTGTATTGAACTGGAGAGTAAAGCCTTAGAGATATCTCCACTAGGATtacaagtataa
- the LOC105777136 gene encoding uncharacterized protein LOC105777136 isoform X1 — protein METSISSSIETGLVYVSELGKRDFLCDWMPGNGNWQVSPKLDDTCQSGCKEAEYSCPPLPRSGSQQSSMSVLSEIPVPAFVFSRRKKRQGSSGIGSASVANCCAEAPMNSKRSGACLSVVSSDAFSVATLERIEVSHGEHRNVAVGDTVMPLACNREPHGLKYESANGCSAMDDRSSDDAHKTVMLKSIDVDSINDSCSSSKSNMDTLLASTKSEMDENGECTSSSVIGAEVLREDLYEKGMCLPVLRKPENVEEVGPSRARAIEEIGTIGVSRCSRLCKICDRLGTTQKMLICDNCEEAFHVRCCRPKIKKPPVDEWYCISCMKQKRIVLKETLARRSSSITGGMGKERDGSSKWEVSPIELMLRDAEPYTTSVRIGKGFQAEVPDWSGPIDIDVDTIGEPLNLDPSEYTYYHEKNSNKSSKLSSKGNWLQCQEFVEGKGGSKGTICGKWRRAPLFEVQTDDWECFCSVQWDPSHADCSVPQELETDQVLKQLKYIELLSPRQSAKQQKLNQTENCTPQNGEDETRNAQS, from the exons ATGGAGACTTCAATATCTAGTTCAATTGAAACCGGCTTAGTTTATGTATCTGAACTTGGGAAACGAGATTTTTTATGTGACTGGATGCCTGGAAATGGAAATTGGCAGGTATCTCCTAAATTGGATGATACTTGTCAGAGTGGATGCAAAGAGGCTGAGTATTCATGCCCTCCTTTGCCAAGATCTGGTTCTCAACAGTCATCGATGAGTGTTCTGTCTGAAATTCCTGTGCCTGCTTTTGTTTTCAGTAGGAGGAAGAAACGGCAAGGCAGCAGCGGCATTGGTTCTGCTTCTGTTGCCAACTGTTGTGCGGAGGCCCCAATGAATTCAAAGAGAAGTGGGGCTTGTCTTTCTGTTGTCAGCTCTGATGCTTTTTCAGTGGCAACATTGGAGCGAATTGAAGTTTCTCATGGTGAACATAGAAATGTAGCTGTTGGAGATACCGTGATGCCTCTTGCATGCAATAGAGAGCCTCACGGTTTAAAGTATGAATCTGCTAATGGATGTTCTGCCATGGACGACCGTAGTTCTGATGATGCACATAAAACTGTTATGCTGAAATCCATAGATGTAGACAGTATAAATGATAGTTGTTCATCATCGAAGTCAAATATGGATACTTTATTAGCTTCCACGAAAAGTGAGATGGATGAAAATGGTGAGTGCACCTCCTCTAGTGTAATAGGTGCTGAAGTTTTAAGGGAAGATCTATATGAAAAAGGTATGTGCCTCCCTGTACTTCGGAAGCCGGAGAATGTTGAGGAAGTTGGGCCATCTAGGGCTCGTGCTATTGAGGAAATTGGTACTATCGGGGTTAGTAGGTGTTCTAGGTTATGCAAAATTTGTGACCGTTTGGGAACAACACAAAAGATGCTGATTTGTGATAATTGTGAAGAGGCATTTCATGTACGTTGCTGCAGACCGAAGATAAAGAAACCACCTGTTGATGAGTGGTATTGTATTTCGTGTATGAAACAGAAGCGAATAGTGCTCAAGGAGACTCTTGCAAGAAGGTCTTCTAGTATCACTGGTGGAATGGGCAAAGAAAGAGATGGATCATCTAAATGGGAAGTCAGTCCAATAGAATTAATGTTGAGAGATGCTGAGCCTTATACAACTAGCGTTCGAATTGGCAAGGGTTTTCAAGCAGAAGTTCCTGACTGGTCTGGTCCAATTGATAT TGATGTTGATACCATTGGCGAACCCCTAAACTTGGATCCTTCAGAATATACTTATTACCAC GAAAAGAATTCAAACAAGTCATCTAAATTAAGCTCAAAAGGGAACTGGCTTCAATGCCAAGAATTTGTAGAAGGCAAAGGAGGCAGTAAAGGAACCATCTGTGGAAAGTGGCGCAG GGCTCCGCTTTTCGAAGTCCAAACTGATGATTGGGAGTGCTTCTGCTCTGTGCAATGGGATCCATCCCATGCTGATTGTTCTGTACCTCAG GAGCTGGAAACCGATCAAGTTTTGAAGCAACTCAAGTATATTGAGTTG TTGAGTCCTCGACAATCAGCTAAACAGCAAAAATTGAATCAGACCGAAAACTGTACCCCACAAAATGGTGAGGATGAAACAAGAAATGCACAAAGTTAG